Proteins encoded within one genomic window of uncultured Draconibacterium sp.:
- a CDS encoding DUF6850 family outer membrane beta-barrel protein, whose translation MTKLQIVLIMILSFFTSERILANNATKDSISSFHAFKLFQLKNQWLNSGNIAGLTFNANENIGEVFGEYKLTDGDYKKVREASHLENYSLFAESYLNLNNTHYYGNFAYQNSDETGNLYTGLFDPYRGNPYVIGDSIPGANIHKESFTLSGGIAKRLTNQLSFGLLADYHIGKSAKQKDPRPRTVITDFSLRPSIIIYLTNNNLGLDLCYRNRKEDIEYQQVVTDDPDPTYFMFKGMGFYSSETGQSKSRFFNQNSLSAGVQFDTKLIGFGSLTEIRGTYCKEITEDGTSTVKKDDAGDWKTFIVELNQQFTKHTQTAIHKITFRTSYFDGDGIEYIQDAILNDDNKTEYITLSKNLKLNRKEFHAAIEFNYLKLCNHEQINWESSVHAHYKLKTEKYYYIPEVFNADYSNLELGVNFEKDFYLRKFCFAPGIILNYHYNINQKLNLSNDETITRRQNKQLYMHDFEYETTDYINVSPRINCAYKLPKSENIDKLFLKVRYEFREVIDSNENMGILTAKLGFMF comes from the coding sequence ATGACTAAACTTCAAATCGTACTTATTATGATCTTATCCTTTTTTACTTCAGAAAGGATTTTAGCAAATAATGCGACAAAGGATAGTATCTCTTCTTTCCATGCATTCAAACTGTTTCAACTAAAAAACCAATGGCTTAACAGCGGCAATATTGCCGGATTAACTTTTAACGCTAACGAAAACATCGGGGAAGTTTTTGGGGAATACAAATTGACTGATGGAGATTACAAAAAAGTGCGGGAGGCTTCACATTTAGAAAACTACTCACTCTTTGCTGAAAGTTATCTGAACTTAAATAATACGCATTACTACGGAAATTTTGCCTACCAGAATAGTGATGAAACGGGAAATTTATACACCGGGCTTTTTGATCCATACCGGGGGAATCCATATGTTATTGGAGATTCCATTCCCGGAGCCAATATTCATAAAGAAAGTTTTACCCTCTCAGGGGGTATTGCAAAAAGACTAACGAATCAACTATCTTTTGGACTTTTGGCAGATTACCATATTGGTAAAAGTGCAAAACAAAAAGACCCGCGACCACGAACTGTGATTACCGACTTTTCACTTCGACCGTCAATTATTATCTATCTTACGAATAACAACTTAGGGTTAGACCTGTGTTACAGAAACAGGAAAGAAGATATTGAATACCAACAGGTGGTGACAGATGATCCTGATCCAACCTATTTTATGTTTAAAGGAATGGGATTTTATTCATCGGAAACGGGACAATCAAAATCGCGCTTTTTTAATCAAAATAGTTTATCGGCCGGAGTACAGTTCGATACAAAGCTTATCGGATTTGGATCGTTAACAGAAATAAGAGGAACTTACTGTAAGGAAATAACAGAAGACGGAACAAGCACAGTAAAGAAAGATGATGCCGGCGATTGGAAAACTTTTATAGTTGAGCTAAATCAGCAGTTTACCAAACATACTCAAACTGCTATTCATAAGATTACCTTTCGCACCTCATATTTCGATGGAGACGGAATAGAATACATACAAGATGCCATTTTAAATGATGACAATAAAACAGAATACATTACATTATCTAAAAATCTAAAACTGAATAGAAAGGAATTTCATGCCGCTATAGAATTTAACTATTTAAAGCTTTGCAACCACGAACAAATTAACTGGGAGAGCAGTGTTCACGCTCATTACAAGTTAAAAACGGAAAAGTATTATTACATTCCGGAGGTGTTTAATGCCGACTATTCGAACCTTGAATTGGGGGTAAATTTTGAAAAAGACTTTTACCTTAGGAAATTCTGTTTTGCACCAGGGATTATACTCAATTATCATTACAATATAAATCAGAAGCTAAATCTTTCAAACGACGAAACAATTACCCGCCGGCAAAACAAACAACTTTATATGCATGATTTTGAATACGAAACAACCGATTATATTAATGTTTCTC
- a CDS encoding DUF4876 domain-containing protein, translating to MVKVNYPDGFTVTDFPLDVAVTATNTNNTRTTTVTATSDGNAIFELVEGNYNFTTSFVVNDNYGEEYFFNGIVSNYSLISESEVTMNLILADNTGGFIFKELYYVGSLTPEEKSYTSDQFFEIYNNSGDTLFADGLCMAILEPNSTSKQTSWADENGELLDRLPLNYQTWTIPGDGTDHPIMPGESFIIARDGIDHQTDEIGNPNSPVNLGNADWEAYVESSGGDVNASAVPNLTLVYTTNTKMTDWAASVFGPAIVLFRFPYDSWESYVSDANNFMTKPGSSSSTEYFMIDKEFVIDAVECARFDADEIYKRLPAELDAGYTYIEAGTKSSLSVRRKAKMIIGNRVIYKDTNNSSEDFLHDLAPTPGVNPTSVEE from the coding sequence TTTACCGTTACAGATTTCCCCCTAGATGTTGCTGTTACAGCAACCAACACCAATAATACAAGAACCACAACCGTTACAGCCACTTCTGATGGAAATGCCATTTTTGAATTGGTAGAAGGAAATTACAATTTCACAACAAGTTTCGTTGTTAACGACAACTATGGAGAGGAATACTTTTTTAACGGAATTGTATCCAACTACTCTCTAATCTCCGAATCGGAGGTTACAATGAATCTTATTTTAGCAGATAATACCGGAGGTTTTATTTTTAAAGAACTTTATTATGTAGGTTCACTGACACCTGAAGAAAAAAGTTATACTTCCGATCAGTTCTTTGAAATTTATAATAACTCTGGTGATACACTTTTTGCTGATGGATTATGTATGGCAATTCTAGAACCTAATTCAACGTCAAAACAAACCAGTTGGGCTGACGAAAACGGCGAATTACTGGATCGCTTACCCTTAAATTATCAAACCTGGACTATCCCGGGAGATGGTACGGATCATCCCATTATGCCAGGAGAAAGTTTTATTATTGCCAGGGACGGTATTGATCATCAAACCGATGAAATCGGGAATCCCAATTCTCCTGTTAACCTTGGCAATGCAGACTGGGAAGCATACGTAGAGTCTTCCGGTGGAGACGTAAATGCATCTGCTGTCCCTAATCTAACCTTAGTGTATACTACAAATACAAAAATGACTGATTGGGCAGCTTCAGTCTTTGGTCCTGCAATAGTACTATTTCGATTTCCTTATGATAGCTGGGAAAGTTACGTTTCGGATGCTAATAATTTTATGACAAAACCAGGAAGTTCTTCTTCTACTGAATACTTTATGATTGACAAAGAATTCGTTATTGATGCTGTAGAATGCGCCCGGTTTGATGCGGACGAGATTTACAAACGTCTTCCTGCCGAATTAGATGCTGGATATACGTACATTGAAGCGGGTACAAAATCATCCTTATCCGTTCGGCGAAAAGCAAAAATGATTATCGGGAACCGGGTAATTTATAAGGACACCAACAATTCTTCGGAAGATTTTCTACACGATTTAGCTCCAACTCCCGGTGTAAATCCAACAAGTGTAGAAGAATAA